In one Chryseobacterium camelliae genomic region, the following are encoded:
- a CDS encoding DUF2480 family protein, with amino-acid sequence MSEEFEIRNKVAESGLINFDLTSLVPKGVRKGIDLKDFLYMEMILKEKDFREKVAAINPEDYKDAYVFIYNSADAIVPLWAYFLITAKITDVTKKIVFGDKDDLEVILMHNAIQSYDFDDMRGKRVLVKGCSDKEIPENAYIELVEQLQPIVKSLMFGEACSNVPILKN; translated from the coding sequence ATGTCAGAAGAATTTGAAATACGAAATAAAGTTGCAGAAAGCGGTTTAATCAATTTTGATCTTACGAGTCTTGTTCCTAAGGGGGTGAGAAAAGGGATAGATCTGAAAGATTTCCTTTACATGGAAATGATTCTAAAAGAAAAAGATTTTCGTGAAAAAGTAGCAGCCATCAATCCTGAAGATTACAAAGACGCTTATGTGTTTATCTACAACTCGGCAGATGCTATTGTTCCTCTTTGGGCTTATTTTTTAATCACCGCCAAAATCACCGATGTTACCAAAAAAATTGTATTTGGAGACAAGGACGATTTGGAAGTGATTTTGATGCATAATGCGATTCAAAGCTATGATTTTGATGATATGAGAGGCAAAAGAGTTTTGGTTAAAGGCTGCTCAGATAAAGAGATTCCGGAAAATGCCTACATCGAGCTTGTTGAGCAACTGCAGCCGATTGTAAAATCATTAATGTTTGGAGAAGCTTGTTCTAATGTTCCGATTTTAAAGAATTAA
- a CDS encoding DUF937 domain-containing protein, which yields MSLLDLLTGNTGNQVAEKAENKFGISKNQIIALLAVAAPLIISYLRNKSQDAKEAEALNNALDKDHDGSILDDSSQLEARESEGGSILSHIFGGDKQNVENQLSQNTGISIDKIGPILAMLAPVIMGYIGKEKQQNNVGAGGLGDLLGGILGNASSQAQAQQSSPLNDILGSVLGGGQSQSSGNPLNDILGSVLGGGNQQKQQGGGLGDILGNFLGGK from the coding sequence ATGAGTTTACTTGATTTACTTACCGGAAATACCGGCAATCAGGTTGCTGAAAAGGCTGAAAACAAATTTGGCATCAGCAAAAATCAAATTATTGCCCTATTAGCAGTAGCTGCCCCTTTGATTATTTCTTACCTCAGAAACAAATCCCAGGACGCTAAAGAAGCAGAAGCGCTAAACAATGCTCTAGATAAAGATCATGACGGAAGCATCCTTGATGACTCTTCCCAACTGGAAGCCAGGGAATCGGAAGGAGGCTCTATTTTGAGCCATATTTTTGGCGGAGACAAGCAAAATGTAGAAAACCAGCTTTCTCAAAATACTGGAATCTCTATTGATAAGATCGGTCCTATTTTAGCAATGCTGGCTCCTGTCATAATGGGCTACATCGGAAAAGAAAAACAGCAGAACAATGTGGGAGCAGGAGGTTTAGGAGATCTTTTGGGAGGAATTCTAGGCAATGCATCCAGCCAGGCTCAGGCACAGCAGTCCAGCCCGTTGAACGATATTTTAGGAAGTGTTTTAGGTGGCGGACAATCTCAATCTTCCGGAAATCCTTTAAATGACATCTTAGGAAGCGTTCTTGGAGGTGGCAACCAACAAAAACAGCAAGGAGGCGGATTAGGAGATATCCTGGGAAACTTTTTAGGAGGAAAATAA
- a CDS encoding 30S ribosomal protein THX — MGKGDKKSRRGKINNGSYGKRRPKKTSKSVAAPEEKAKK; from the coding sequence ATGGGAAAAGGAGACAAAAAATCAAGAAGAGGTAAAATCAACAATGGGAGCTACGGAAAAAGAAGACCTAAAAAAACTTCGAAATCAGTTGCAGCTCCAGAAGAAAAAGCAAAAAAATAA
- the lpxB gene encoding lipid-A-disaccharide synthase, which produces MKYYIIAGEASGDLHGSNLMKALKQKDSSAEFRFWGGDLMEKQGGTLVKHYRDLAFMGFLEVAMNLRTILNNIKFCKEDIQKNRPDVLILVDYPGFNLRIARFAKELGIKVVYYISPQLWAWKEGRVEIIKKYVDEMMVILPFEEEFYKKHGVHSHFVGHPLLDAISTLQNIDVEEFKTENGLNEKEIIALLPGSRKQEVEKMLEMMLSVRPYFKEYQFVIAGAPSLPKEFYEKYVDENVHFVSNRTYDLLRCSKAALVTSGTATLETALLNVPEVVCYRGSKISYAIAKRLVKNIKYISLVNLIMDREVVKELIQNDLNTKNLVVELKNMLEGEKRTQVLKDYELLREKLGGKGASDHAAEVVLNLL; this is translated from the coding sequence ATGAAATATTATATTATCGCAGGTGAAGCTTCCGGAGATTTGCACGGAAGTAATTTAATGAAAGCTTTAAAACAGAAAGATTCCAGCGCAGAATTCAGATTTTGGGGTGGTGATCTTATGGAAAAACAAGGGGGAACGTTGGTGAAACATTACCGTGATCTTGCTTTTATGGGCTTTTTGGAAGTTGCGATGAATTTAAGAACCATTCTGAATAACATTAAATTCTGTAAAGAAGATATTCAAAAAAACAGACCAGATGTTTTAATCCTTGTGGATTATCCGGGATTTAATTTAAGAATTGCAAGATTCGCGAAAGAATTAGGGATAAAAGTTGTATATTATATTTCTCCTCAGCTTTGGGCATGGAAAGAGGGCAGGGTAGAAATTATCAAAAAATATGTGGATGAAATGATGGTGATCCTTCCTTTCGAAGAAGAATTCTATAAAAAACATGGTGTTCATTCGCATTTTGTAGGACATCCGCTGTTGGATGCCATTTCCACGCTTCAGAATATAGATGTTGAAGAATTTAAAACAGAAAACGGGCTCAACGAAAAAGAAATCATTGCGCTTCTGCCGGGTTCCAGAAAGCAGGAGGTTGAAAAAATGTTGGAGATGATGCTTTCCGTAAGACCGTATTTTAAAGAATATCAATTCGTAATTGCCGGTGCACCAAGTCTTCCGAAAGAATTTTATGAAAAATATGTGGATGAAAATGTACATTTTGTTTCAAACAGAACCTATGATTTGTTAAGATGTTCAAAAGCGGCATTGGTGACTTCCGGAACGGCAACTTTAGAAACGGCTTTATTGAATGTTCCTGAAGTGGTTTGCTATCGAGGAAGTAAAATTTCTTATGCCATTGCAAAAAGGCTGGTGAAGAACATCAAATATATTTCTCTGGTGAACCTGATTATGGACCGTGAGGTTGTAAAAGAATTGATTCAGAATGATCTGAATACTAAAAATCTGGTGGTCGAATTAAAGAATATGCTGGAAGGAGAGAAAAGAACGCAGGTTTTGAAAGATTATGAATTACTGAGAGAAAAACTAGGCGGAAAAGGAGCAAGTGATCATGCTGCAGAAGTTGTTTTGAACCTTTTATAA
- a CDS encoding MATE family efflux transporter has translation MKKYFAFIKKALSGEEVDYTKATIRSAVLLLAIPMMLEMAMESVFALVDLYFVGHLKESGFAIQTVGLTESVLSIMYSIAIGMSMAATAMVARRIGEKNPEQASRSAAQVLLVSFAVTFILSVFGVIYAEEILILMGSKPEAAAYGKEFTRIMMGSSVIIMLLFLINGIFRGAGNAAIAMKSLWIANIANIILCPVLIKGLGPIPAMGLTGAALATTIGRSIGVMYQLYHLLIADTQIRIHTRYFKPNFEIIKSVVKIATPGIFQFVIASCSWIFLAQLVATTGGENASAGYQTALRLMMFFMLPAWGLSSAASTLVGQNMGANEMLRAEQSVMKTGKYNVIFMIVVSVIFFFLGDFLVGFFTNEAEIKNIATQALHIMAAGFIFYGMGMVMINAFNGAGDTWTPTWVNLCGFWLFQIPLAYFLSKYIGMGPKGVFISIPVTETLITIVAFILFKRGKWKTVKV, from the coding sequence GTGAAGAAGTATTTTGCCTTTATCAAAAAAGCTTTAAGCGGCGAAGAAGTTGATTATACCAAAGCAACCATAAGAAGTGCGGTTCTTCTTCTGGCCATTCCGATGATGCTGGAAATGGCAATGGAATCTGTATTTGCTTTAGTTGATCTGTATTTTGTAGGGCATCTCAAAGAAAGCGGTTTTGCGATTCAAACGGTCGGTTTGACAGAATCCGTACTTTCCATTATGTACTCAATAGCCATCGGGATGAGTATGGCTGCAACAGCGATGGTGGCGAGAAGAATCGGGGAGAAAAATCCTGAACAGGCTTCCAGAAGTGCCGCGCAGGTTCTCTTGGTTTCTTTTGCCGTAACTTTTATTTTAAGTGTATTCGGGGTGATTTATGCTGAGGAAATTTTAATTCTGATGGGTTCAAAACCTGAAGCTGCGGCTTACGGAAAAGAATTTACAAGAATTATGATGGGGAGTAGTGTGATCATCATGCTTTTATTTTTGATCAACGGGATTTTCAGAGGGGCCGGAAATGCTGCCATTGCTATGAAATCTCTCTGGATTGCCAATATTGCGAATATTATTTTATGTCCGGTTTTAATCAAAGGTCTTGGACCAATTCCTGCGATGGGATTAACAGGAGCAGCTCTTGCCACAACGATCGGAAGGAGCATAGGAGTAATGTATCAGCTGTATCATCTTTTGATTGCGGATACACAGATCAGAATTCATACAAGATACTTTAAACCCAATTTTGAAATTATAAAATCTGTCGTAAAAATTGCAACTCCGGGTATTTTTCAATTTGTCATTGCATCTTGCAGCTGGATTTTTTTAGCTCAACTGGTAGCTACAACAGGAGGCGAAAATGCTTCTGCAGGTTATCAGACCGCTTTGAGATTAATGATGTTCTTTATGCTTCCTGCTTGGGGATTAAGTAGCGCTGCATCGACACTGGTCGGGCAGAATATGGGAGCCAACGAAATGCTGAGAGCTGAACAATCTGTTATGAAAACCGGAAAATATAACGTGATTTTTATGATCGTTGTAAGTGTAATTTTCTTTTTTCTGGGGGATTTTCTGGTTGGATTTTTCACAAATGAAGCTGAAATTAAAAATATTGCAACCCAGGCGTTACATATAATGGCTGCAGGATTTATTTTTTACGGGATGGGAATGGTAATGATCAATGCCTTTAACGGAGCAGGAGATACGTGGACTCCGACCTGGGTGAATCTTTGCGGATTCTGGCTGTTTCAGATTCCTTTGGCGTATTTTCTTTCAAAATATATTGGCATGGGACCGAAAGGTGTCTTTATTTCAATTCCTGTAACTGAAACTTTAATTACCATTGTGGCTTTTATTTTATTTAAAAGAGGAAAATGGAAAACGGTGAAGGTTTAG